In a single window of the Osmerus eperlanus chromosome 4, fOsmEpe2.1, whole genome shotgun sequence genome:
- the ptpn11b gene encoding tyrosine-protein phosphatase non-receptor type 11b isoform X4: MTSRRWFHPNITGVEAELLLLTRGVHGSFLARPSKSNPGDFTLSVRRSDEVTHIKIQNSGDYYDLYGGEKFATLAELVQFYTEQHDLLRERNGDVIELKYPLNCKDPTSERWYHGHLSGRDAEKLLTDKGKPGSFLVRESQSKPGDFVLSVLTNEEKHENVDRKTKVTHVMIRYQPDGKYDVGGGERFDTLADLVDHYKKNPMVEKSGIVVHLKQPFNATRINAANIENRVQELNKVADNSEKPKQGFWEEFEVLQQQECKLLYPRKEGQKPENKSKNRYKNILPFDTTRVEIREADTEVPGSDYINANYIKSLHDEGRHDEGKVFIATQGCLQNTVIDFWKMVYQENTHVIVMTTKEMERGRVGSHTVANKCVRYWPDLNATKEFGKVSVKNVEERPAQDYILRELEVMRLDRREPVRYIWHYQYLSWPDHGVPNEPGGVLSFLEQVNRTQASIPDTGPIVVHCSAGIGRTGTIIVIDILIDIINRQGLDCDIDIPKTIQRVRQQRSGMVQTEAQYKFIYMAVQQYIDTAQKRLEEEQRNKTKEREYSNIKYPQTTNARSKPNMTTSRSSSVMTNEDSSGVYENLNIKNPKTSASSNTRR; this comes from the exons GTGGTTCCACCCCAACATCACCGGCGTGGAGGCAGAGTTGCTGCTCCTCACCAGGGGAGTCCACGGTAGCTTCCTGGCCCGGCCAAGCAAGAGCAACCCAGGGGACTTCACTCTGTCCGTCAG gcgtAGCGATGAGGTCACCCACATTAAGATCCAGAACTCGGGGGACTACTATGACCTGTACGGCGGGGAGAAGTTTGCCACACTGGCTGAGCTGGTGCAGTTCTACACCGAGCAGCACGACCTGCTGAGGGAGAGGAACGGGGACGTCATCGAGCTCAAGTACCCGCTCAACTGCAAGGACCCCACCTCGGAGAg GTGGTACCACGGGCATCTTTCAGGGCGCGACGCAGAGAAACTGCTGACCGACAAGGGCAAGCCTGGCAGCTTCCTGGTACGAGAAAGCCAGAGCAAACCGGGCGACTTTGTGCTCTCTGTGCTCACCAACGAGGAGAAGCACGAGAACGTGGACCGCAAGACCAAGGTCACACATGTCATGATCCGCTACCAG CCGGATGGGAAGTACGACGTGGGTGGTGGCGAGAGGTTCGACACGCTGGCCGACCTGGTGGACCACTACAAGAAGAACCCCATGGTGGAGAAGAGTGGCATCGTAGTGCACCTGAAACAG CCCTTCAACGCCACCAGAATAAACGCAGCCAACATCGAGAACAGGGTACAAGAACTCAACAAAGTGGCAGACAACTCAGAGAAACCAAAACAAGGCTTCTGGGAAGAGTTTGAG GTGCTGCAGCAGCAGGAATGCAAGCTGTTGTATCCCAGGAAAGAAGGACAGAAACCAGAGAACAAGAGTAAAAACCGATACAAGAACATCCTCCCCT TTGATACGACACGTGTGGAGATCAGAGAGGCAGACACGGAGGTGCCTGGCTCTGACTACATCAATGCAAACTACATCAAA AGTTTGCATGACGAGGGTCGTCATGACGAGGGCAAGGTGTTCATTGCCACTCAGGGCTGTCTGCAGAACACCGTCATCGACTTCTGGAAGATGGTGTACCAGGAGAACACGCATGTGATCGTCATGACCACCAAGGAGATGGAGCGTGGACGGGTAGGCTCTCACacagtggca AACAAGTGCGTGCGCTACTGGCCTGACCTCAACGCCACCAAGGAGTTTGGGAAAGTGAGTGTGAAGAACGTGGAGGAGCGCCCTGCCCAGGACTACATCCTGCGAGAGCTTGAGGTCATGCGCTTGGACCGG AGGGAGCCTGTGAGGTACATCTGGCACTACCAGTACCTGAGCTGGCCCGACCACGGAGTGCCCAACGAGCCTGGAGGAGTGCTCAGTTTCCTGGAGCAGGTCAACCGCACCCAGGCCTCCATTCCAGACACGGGGCCCATCGTGGTCCACTGCAG TGCTGGCATCGGGAGGACAGGCACCATCATTGTCATTGATATTCTGATTGACATTATCAACAGACAAG GACTGGACTGTGACATCGACATCCCTAAGACCATTCAGAGAGTTCGTCAGCAGCGTTCAGGCATGGTTCAGACTGAGGCCCAGTACAAGTTCATCTACATGGCGGTGCAACAGTACATCGACACAGCACAGAAGAGACTGGAAGAAGAACAG AGGAATAAGACAAAGGAAAGAGAGTACTCAAATATCAAGTATCCCCAGACAACCAATGCCAGGTCAAAACCCAACATGACAACATCTCGCTCTTCCTCCGT CATGACAAACGAGGACTCGTCAGGTGTATACGAGAACTTAAACATCAAGAACCCCAAGACATCAGCTAGCAGCAACACCAGGAGGTAA
- the ptpn11b gene encoding tyrosine-protein phosphatase non-receptor type 11b isoform X1 translates to MTSRRWFHPNITGVEAELLLLTRGVHGSFLARPSKSNPGDFTLSVRRSDEVTHIKIQNSGDYYDLYGGEKFATLAELVQFYTEQHDLLRERNGDVIELKYPLNCKDPTSERWYHGHLSGRDAEKLLTDKGKPGSFLVRESQSKPGDFVLSVLTNEEKHENVDRKTKVTHVMIRYQPDGKYDVGGGERFDTLADLVDHYKKNPMVEKSGIVVHLKQPFNATRINAANIENRVQELNKVADNSEKPKQGFWEEFEVLQQQECKLLYPRKEGQKPENKSKNRYKNILPFDTTRVEIREADTEVPGSDYINANYIKSLHDEGRHDEGKVFIATQGCLQNTVIDFWKMVYQENTHVIVMTTKEMERGRVGSHTVANKCVRYWPDLNATKEFGKVSVKNVEERPAQDYILRELEVMRLDRREPVRYIWHYQYLSWPDHGVPNEPGGVLSFLEQVNRTQASIPDTGPIVVHCSAGIGRTGTIIVIDILIDIINRQGLDCDIDIPKTIQRVRQQRSGMVQTEAQYKFIYMAVQQYIDTAQKRLEEEQRNKTKEREYSNIKYPQTTNARSKPNMTTSRSSSVMTNEDSSGVYENLNIKNPKTSASSNTRSFSSSDAHLAPTEPQRGPLGSRLQPHDGGPFLG, encoded by the exons GTGGTTCCACCCCAACATCACCGGCGTGGAGGCAGAGTTGCTGCTCCTCACCAGGGGAGTCCACGGTAGCTTCCTGGCCCGGCCAAGCAAGAGCAACCCAGGGGACTTCACTCTGTCCGTCAG gcgtAGCGATGAGGTCACCCACATTAAGATCCAGAACTCGGGGGACTACTATGACCTGTACGGCGGGGAGAAGTTTGCCACACTGGCTGAGCTGGTGCAGTTCTACACCGAGCAGCACGACCTGCTGAGGGAGAGGAACGGGGACGTCATCGAGCTCAAGTACCCGCTCAACTGCAAGGACCCCACCTCGGAGAg GTGGTACCACGGGCATCTTTCAGGGCGCGACGCAGAGAAACTGCTGACCGACAAGGGCAAGCCTGGCAGCTTCCTGGTACGAGAAAGCCAGAGCAAACCGGGCGACTTTGTGCTCTCTGTGCTCACCAACGAGGAGAAGCACGAGAACGTGGACCGCAAGACCAAGGTCACACATGTCATGATCCGCTACCAG CCGGATGGGAAGTACGACGTGGGTGGTGGCGAGAGGTTCGACACGCTGGCCGACCTGGTGGACCACTACAAGAAGAACCCCATGGTGGAGAAGAGTGGCATCGTAGTGCACCTGAAACAG CCCTTCAACGCCACCAGAATAAACGCAGCCAACATCGAGAACAGGGTACAAGAACTCAACAAAGTGGCAGACAACTCAGAGAAACCAAAACAAGGCTTCTGGGAAGAGTTTGAG GTGCTGCAGCAGCAGGAATGCAAGCTGTTGTATCCCAGGAAAGAAGGACAGAAACCAGAGAACAAGAGTAAAAACCGATACAAGAACATCCTCCCCT TTGATACGACACGTGTGGAGATCAGAGAGGCAGACACGGAGGTGCCTGGCTCTGACTACATCAATGCAAACTACATCAAA AGTTTGCATGACGAGGGTCGTCATGACGAGGGCAAGGTGTTCATTGCCACTCAGGGCTGTCTGCAGAACACCGTCATCGACTTCTGGAAGATGGTGTACCAGGAGAACACGCATGTGATCGTCATGACCACCAAGGAGATGGAGCGTGGACGGGTAGGCTCTCACacagtggca AACAAGTGCGTGCGCTACTGGCCTGACCTCAACGCCACCAAGGAGTTTGGGAAAGTGAGTGTGAAGAACGTGGAGGAGCGCCCTGCCCAGGACTACATCCTGCGAGAGCTTGAGGTCATGCGCTTGGACCGG AGGGAGCCTGTGAGGTACATCTGGCACTACCAGTACCTGAGCTGGCCCGACCACGGAGTGCCCAACGAGCCTGGAGGAGTGCTCAGTTTCCTGGAGCAGGTCAACCGCACCCAGGCCTCCATTCCAGACACGGGGCCCATCGTGGTCCACTGCAG TGCTGGCATCGGGAGGACAGGCACCATCATTGTCATTGATATTCTGATTGACATTATCAACAGACAAG GACTGGACTGTGACATCGACATCCCTAAGACCATTCAGAGAGTTCGTCAGCAGCGTTCAGGCATGGTTCAGACTGAGGCCCAGTACAAGTTCATCTACATGGCGGTGCAACAGTACATCGACACAGCACAGAAGAGACTGGAAGAAGAACAG AGGAATAAGACAAAGGAAAGAGAGTACTCAAATATCAAGTATCCCCAGACAACCAATGCCAGGTCAAAACCCAACATGACAACATCTCGCTCTTCCTCCGT CATGACAAACGAGGACTCGTCAGGTGTATACGAGAACTTAAACATCAAGAACCCCAAGACATCAGCTAGCAGCAACACCAGGAG TTTCAGCAGCAGCGATGCTCATTTAGCACCGACAGAACCACAGAGGGGCCCCCTGGGCTCTCGCCTCCAACCCCACGACGGTGGTCCCTTCCTGGGATGA
- the ptpn11b gene encoding tyrosine-protein phosphatase non-receptor type 11b isoform X3, whose product MTSRRWFHPNITGVEAELLLLTRGVHGSFLARPSKSNPGDFTLSVRRSDEVTHIKIQNSGDYYDLYGGEKFATLAELVQFYTEQHDLLRERNGDVIELKYPLNCKDPTSERWYHGHLSGRDAEKLLTDKGKPGSFLVRESQSKPGDFVLSVLTNEEKHENVDRKTKVTHVMIRYQPDGKYDVGGGERFDTLADLVDHYKKNPMVEKSGIVVHLKQPFNATRINAANIENRVQELNKVADNSEKPKQGFWEEFEVLQQQECKLLYPRKEGQKPENKSKNRYKNILPFDTTRVEIREADTEVPGSDYINANYIKSLHDEGRHDEGKVFIATQGCLQNTVIDFWKMVYQENTHVIVMTTKEMERGRNKCVRYWPDLNATKEFGKVSVKNVEERPAQDYILRELEVMRLDRREPVRYIWHYQYLSWPDHGVPNEPGGVLSFLEQVNRTQASIPDTGPIVVHCSAGIGRTGTIIVIDILIDIINRQGLDCDIDIPKTIQRVRQQRSGMVQTEAQYKFIYMAVQQYIDTAQKRLEEEQRNKTKEREYSNIKYPQTTNARSKPNMTTSRSSSVMTNEDSSGVYENLNIKNPKTSASSNTRSFSSSDAHLAPTEPQRGPLGSRLQPHDGGPFLG is encoded by the exons GTGGTTCCACCCCAACATCACCGGCGTGGAGGCAGAGTTGCTGCTCCTCACCAGGGGAGTCCACGGTAGCTTCCTGGCCCGGCCAAGCAAGAGCAACCCAGGGGACTTCACTCTGTCCGTCAG gcgtAGCGATGAGGTCACCCACATTAAGATCCAGAACTCGGGGGACTACTATGACCTGTACGGCGGGGAGAAGTTTGCCACACTGGCTGAGCTGGTGCAGTTCTACACCGAGCAGCACGACCTGCTGAGGGAGAGGAACGGGGACGTCATCGAGCTCAAGTACCCGCTCAACTGCAAGGACCCCACCTCGGAGAg GTGGTACCACGGGCATCTTTCAGGGCGCGACGCAGAGAAACTGCTGACCGACAAGGGCAAGCCTGGCAGCTTCCTGGTACGAGAAAGCCAGAGCAAACCGGGCGACTTTGTGCTCTCTGTGCTCACCAACGAGGAGAAGCACGAGAACGTGGACCGCAAGACCAAGGTCACACATGTCATGATCCGCTACCAG CCGGATGGGAAGTACGACGTGGGTGGTGGCGAGAGGTTCGACACGCTGGCCGACCTGGTGGACCACTACAAGAAGAACCCCATGGTGGAGAAGAGTGGCATCGTAGTGCACCTGAAACAG CCCTTCAACGCCACCAGAATAAACGCAGCCAACATCGAGAACAGGGTACAAGAACTCAACAAAGTGGCAGACAACTCAGAGAAACCAAAACAAGGCTTCTGGGAAGAGTTTGAG GTGCTGCAGCAGCAGGAATGCAAGCTGTTGTATCCCAGGAAAGAAGGACAGAAACCAGAGAACAAGAGTAAAAACCGATACAAGAACATCCTCCCCT TTGATACGACACGTGTGGAGATCAGAGAGGCAGACACGGAGGTGCCTGGCTCTGACTACATCAATGCAAACTACATCAAA AGTTTGCATGACGAGGGTCGTCATGACGAGGGCAAGGTGTTCATTGCCACTCAGGGCTGTCTGCAGAACACCGTCATCGACTTCTGGAAGATGGTGTACCAGGAGAACACGCATGTGATCGTCATGACCACCAAGGAGATGGAGCGTGGACGG AACAAGTGCGTGCGCTACTGGCCTGACCTCAACGCCACCAAGGAGTTTGGGAAAGTGAGTGTGAAGAACGTGGAGGAGCGCCCTGCCCAGGACTACATCCTGCGAGAGCTTGAGGTCATGCGCTTGGACCGG AGGGAGCCTGTGAGGTACATCTGGCACTACCAGTACCTGAGCTGGCCCGACCACGGAGTGCCCAACGAGCCTGGAGGAGTGCTCAGTTTCCTGGAGCAGGTCAACCGCACCCAGGCCTCCATTCCAGACACGGGGCCCATCGTGGTCCACTGCAG TGCTGGCATCGGGAGGACAGGCACCATCATTGTCATTGATATTCTGATTGACATTATCAACAGACAAG GACTGGACTGTGACATCGACATCCCTAAGACCATTCAGAGAGTTCGTCAGCAGCGTTCAGGCATGGTTCAGACTGAGGCCCAGTACAAGTTCATCTACATGGCGGTGCAACAGTACATCGACACAGCACAGAAGAGACTGGAAGAAGAACAG AGGAATAAGACAAAGGAAAGAGAGTACTCAAATATCAAGTATCCCCAGACAACCAATGCCAGGTCAAAACCCAACATGACAACATCTCGCTCTTCCTCCGT CATGACAAACGAGGACTCGTCAGGTGTATACGAGAACTTAAACATCAAGAACCCCAAGACATCAGCTAGCAGCAACACCAGGAG TTTCAGCAGCAGCGATGCTCATTTAGCACCGACAGAACCACAGAGGGGCCCCCTGGGCTCTCGCCTCCAACCCCACGACGGTGGTCCCTTCCTGGGATGA
- the ptpn11b gene encoding tyrosine-protein phosphatase non-receptor type 11b isoform X5 produces the protein MTSRRWFHPNITGVEAELLLLTRGVHGSFLARPSKSNPGDFTLSVRRSDEVTHIKIQNSGDYYDLYGGEKFATLAELVQFYTEQHDLLRERNGDVIELKYPLNCKDPTSERWYHGHLSGRDAEKLLTDKGKPGSFLVRESQSKPGDFVLSVLTNEEKHENVDRKTKVTHVMIRYQPDGKYDVGGGERFDTLADLVDHYKKNPMVEKSGIVVHLKQPFNATRINAANIENRVQELNKVADNSEKPKQGFWEEFEVLQQQECKLLYPRKEGQKPENKSKNRYKNILPFDTTRVEIREADTEVPGSDYINANYIKSLHDEGRHDEGKVFIATQGCLQNTVIDFWKMVYQENTHVIVMTTKEMERGRNKCVRYWPDLNATKEFGKVSVKNVEERPAQDYILRELEVMRLDRREPVRYIWHYQYLSWPDHGVPNEPGGVLSFLEQVNRTQASIPDTGPIVVHCSAGIGRTGTIIVIDILIDIINRQGLDCDIDIPKTIQRVRQQRSGMVQTEAQYKFIYMAVQQYIDTAQKRLEEEQRNKTKEREYSNIKYPQTTNARSKPNMTTSRSSSVMTNEDSSGVYENLNIKNPKTSASSNTRR, from the exons GTGGTTCCACCCCAACATCACCGGCGTGGAGGCAGAGTTGCTGCTCCTCACCAGGGGAGTCCACGGTAGCTTCCTGGCCCGGCCAAGCAAGAGCAACCCAGGGGACTTCACTCTGTCCGTCAG gcgtAGCGATGAGGTCACCCACATTAAGATCCAGAACTCGGGGGACTACTATGACCTGTACGGCGGGGAGAAGTTTGCCACACTGGCTGAGCTGGTGCAGTTCTACACCGAGCAGCACGACCTGCTGAGGGAGAGGAACGGGGACGTCATCGAGCTCAAGTACCCGCTCAACTGCAAGGACCCCACCTCGGAGAg GTGGTACCACGGGCATCTTTCAGGGCGCGACGCAGAGAAACTGCTGACCGACAAGGGCAAGCCTGGCAGCTTCCTGGTACGAGAAAGCCAGAGCAAACCGGGCGACTTTGTGCTCTCTGTGCTCACCAACGAGGAGAAGCACGAGAACGTGGACCGCAAGACCAAGGTCACACATGTCATGATCCGCTACCAG CCGGATGGGAAGTACGACGTGGGTGGTGGCGAGAGGTTCGACACGCTGGCCGACCTGGTGGACCACTACAAGAAGAACCCCATGGTGGAGAAGAGTGGCATCGTAGTGCACCTGAAACAG CCCTTCAACGCCACCAGAATAAACGCAGCCAACATCGAGAACAGGGTACAAGAACTCAACAAAGTGGCAGACAACTCAGAGAAACCAAAACAAGGCTTCTGGGAAGAGTTTGAG GTGCTGCAGCAGCAGGAATGCAAGCTGTTGTATCCCAGGAAAGAAGGACAGAAACCAGAGAACAAGAGTAAAAACCGATACAAGAACATCCTCCCCT TTGATACGACACGTGTGGAGATCAGAGAGGCAGACACGGAGGTGCCTGGCTCTGACTACATCAATGCAAACTACATCAAA AGTTTGCATGACGAGGGTCGTCATGACGAGGGCAAGGTGTTCATTGCCACTCAGGGCTGTCTGCAGAACACCGTCATCGACTTCTGGAAGATGGTGTACCAGGAGAACACGCATGTGATCGTCATGACCACCAAGGAGATGGAGCGTGGACGG AACAAGTGCGTGCGCTACTGGCCTGACCTCAACGCCACCAAGGAGTTTGGGAAAGTGAGTGTGAAGAACGTGGAGGAGCGCCCTGCCCAGGACTACATCCTGCGAGAGCTTGAGGTCATGCGCTTGGACCGG AGGGAGCCTGTGAGGTACATCTGGCACTACCAGTACCTGAGCTGGCCCGACCACGGAGTGCCCAACGAGCCTGGAGGAGTGCTCAGTTTCCTGGAGCAGGTCAACCGCACCCAGGCCTCCATTCCAGACACGGGGCCCATCGTGGTCCACTGCAG TGCTGGCATCGGGAGGACAGGCACCATCATTGTCATTGATATTCTGATTGACATTATCAACAGACAAG GACTGGACTGTGACATCGACATCCCTAAGACCATTCAGAGAGTTCGTCAGCAGCGTTCAGGCATGGTTCAGACTGAGGCCCAGTACAAGTTCATCTACATGGCGGTGCAACAGTACATCGACACAGCACAGAAGAGACTGGAAGAAGAACAG AGGAATAAGACAAAGGAAAGAGAGTACTCAAATATCAAGTATCCCCAGACAACCAATGCCAGGTCAAAACCCAACATGACAACATCTCGCTCTTCCTCCGT CATGACAAACGAGGACTCGTCAGGTGTATACGAGAACTTAAACATCAAGAACCCCAAGACATCAGCTAGCAGCAACACCAGGAGGTAA
- the ptpn11b gene encoding tyrosine-protein phosphatase non-receptor type 11b isoform X2, with protein MVRWFHPNITGVEAELLLLTRGVHGSFLARPSKSNPGDFTLSVRRSDEVTHIKIQNSGDYYDLYGGEKFATLAELVQFYTEQHDLLRERNGDVIELKYPLNCKDPTSERWYHGHLSGRDAEKLLTDKGKPGSFLVRESQSKPGDFVLSVLTNEEKHENVDRKTKVTHVMIRYQPDGKYDVGGGERFDTLADLVDHYKKNPMVEKSGIVVHLKQPFNATRINAANIENRVQELNKVADNSEKPKQGFWEEFEVLQQQECKLLYPRKEGQKPENKSKNRYKNILPFDTTRVEIREADTEVPGSDYINANYIKSLHDEGRHDEGKVFIATQGCLQNTVIDFWKMVYQENTHVIVMTTKEMERGRVGSHTVANKCVRYWPDLNATKEFGKVSVKNVEERPAQDYILRELEVMRLDRREPVRYIWHYQYLSWPDHGVPNEPGGVLSFLEQVNRTQASIPDTGPIVVHCSAGIGRTGTIIVIDILIDIINRQGLDCDIDIPKTIQRVRQQRSGMVQTEAQYKFIYMAVQQYIDTAQKRLEEEQRNKTKEREYSNIKYPQTTNARSKPNMTTSRSSSVMTNEDSSGVYENLNIKNPKTSASSNTRSFSSSDAHLAPTEPQRGPLGSRLQPHDGGPFLG; from the exons GTGGTTCCACCCCAACATCACCGGCGTGGAGGCAGAGTTGCTGCTCCTCACCAGGGGAGTCCACGGTAGCTTCCTGGCCCGGCCAAGCAAGAGCAACCCAGGGGACTTCACTCTGTCCGTCAG gcgtAGCGATGAGGTCACCCACATTAAGATCCAGAACTCGGGGGACTACTATGACCTGTACGGCGGGGAGAAGTTTGCCACACTGGCTGAGCTGGTGCAGTTCTACACCGAGCAGCACGACCTGCTGAGGGAGAGGAACGGGGACGTCATCGAGCTCAAGTACCCGCTCAACTGCAAGGACCCCACCTCGGAGAg GTGGTACCACGGGCATCTTTCAGGGCGCGACGCAGAGAAACTGCTGACCGACAAGGGCAAGCCTGGCAGCTTCCTGGTACGAGAAAGCCAGAGCAAACCGGGCGACTTTGTGCTCTCTGTGCTCACCAACGAGGAGAAGCACGAGAACGTGGACCGCAAGACCAAGGTCACACATGTCATGATCCGCTACCAG CCGGATGGGAAGTACGACGTGGGTGGTGGCGAGAGGTTCGACACGCTGGCCGACCTGGTGGACCACTACAAGAAGAACCCCATGGTGGAGAAGAGTGGCATCGTAGTGCACCTGAAACAG CCCTTCAACGCCACCAGAATAAACGCAGCCAACATCGAGAACAGGGTACAAGAACTCAACAAAGTGGCAGACAACTCAGAGAAACCAAAACAAGGCTTCTGGGAAGAGTTTGAG GTGCTGCAGCAGCAGGAATGCAAGCTGTTGTATCCCAGGAAAGAAGGACAGAAACCAGAGAACAAGAGTAAAAACCGATACAAGAACATCCTCCCCT TTGATACGACACGTGTGGAGATCAGAGAGGCAGACACGGAGGTGCCTGGCTCTGACTACATCAATGCAAACTACATCAAA AGTTTGCATGACGAGGGTCGTCATGACGAGGGCAAGGTGTTCATTGCCACTCAGGGCTGTCTGCAGAACACCGTCATCGACTTCTGGAAGATGGTGTACCAGGAGAACACGCATGTGATCGTCATGACCACCAAGGAGATGGAGCGTGGACGGGTAGGCTCTCACacagtggca AACAAGTGCGTGCGCTACTGGCCTGACCTCAACGCCACCAAGGAGTTTGGGAAAGTGAGTGTGAAGAACGTGGAGGAGCGCCCTGCCCAGGACTACATCCTGCGAGAGCTTGAGGTCATGCGCTTGGACCGG AGGGAGCCTGTGAGGTACATCTGGCACTACCAGTACCTGAGCTGGCCCGACCACGGAGTGCCCAACGAGCCTGGAGGAGTGCTCAGTTTCCTGGAGCAGGTCAACCGCACCCAGGCCTCCATTCCAGACACGGGGCCCATCGTGGTCCACTGCAG TGCTGGCATCGGGAGGACAGGCACCATCATTGTCATTGATATTCTGATTGACATTATCAACAGACAAG GACTGGACTGTGACATCGACATCCCTAAGACCATTCAGAGAGTTCGTCAGCAGCGTTCAGGCATGGTTCAGACTGAGGCCCAGTACAAGTTCATCTACATGGCGGTGCAACAGTACATCGACACAGCACAGAAGAGACTGGAAGAAGAACAG AGGAATAAGACAAAGGAAAGAGAGTACTCAAATATCAAGTATCCCCAGACAACCAATGCCAGGTCAAAACCCAACATGACAACATCTCGCTCTTCCTCCGT CATGACAAACGAGGACTCGTCAGGTGTATACGAGAACTTAAACATCAAGAACCCCAAGACATCAGCTAGCAGCAACACCAGGAG TTTCAGCAGCAGCGATGCTCATTTAGCACCGACAGAACCACAGAGGGGCCCCCTGGGCTCTCGCCTCCAACCCCACGACGGTGGTCCCTTCCTGGGATGA
- the LOC134019328 gene encoding RING finger protein 223 — translation MALNTQVWHTQVAPQETLPSNPDRTASVGGGHLECSICYNTYDNVFKTPKLLECTHTFCLECLSRLMAVSLSDQDSSRSGKIPCPFCRHPTAVPKQGPPALATSREVLCKLPSHQQQEEPVWLDGEKLCYKQSLDNHSGTTGPASAFCICIDIGASKAGEPPAQTRRPRSMGILERLTDWKRLLLFIALMVLLVVIVLWPLQCIITTGNLRCVSRNPGSQPPPGPTTTTQP, via the coding sequence ATGGCTCTCAACACCCAAGTGTGGCACACCCAGGTAGCCCCCCAGGAGACGTTGCCTAGCAACCCCGACAGAACGGCGTCCGTGGGCGGCGGCCACCTGGAGTGCTCCATCTGCTACAACACCTACGACAACGTCTTCAAGACCCCCAAGTTGCTAGAGTGCACCCACACCTTCTGCCTGGAGTGTCTCTCCCGCCTCATGGCCGTGTCGCTGTCCGACCAGGACTCGAGCCGCAGCGGCAAGATCCCCTGTCCCTTCTGTCGCCACCCCACCGCCGTGCCCAAGCAGGGCCCTCCAGCCCTGGCCACCAGCCGAGAGGTGCTCTGCAAGCTGCCCAGCCACCAGCAACAGGAGGAGCCGGTGTGGCTGGACGGGGAGAAGCTCTGCTACAAGCAGTCCCTTGACAACCACTCTGGGACCACGGGCCCGGCTTCGGCCTTCTGCATCTGCATCGACATCGGGGCCAGCAAGGCAGGCGAGCCCCCGGCTCAGACGCGGCGGCCTAGGAGCATGGGCATCCTGGAGCGTCTCACGGACTGGAAGAGGCTGCTGCTGTTCATCGCCCTCATGGTACTACTGGTGGTGATCGTGCTGTGGCCCCTGCAGTGCATCATCACCACGGGCAACCTGCGCTGTGTGTCACGCAATCCCGGCTCCCAACCACCACCAGGcccaaccaccaccacacagccgTAA